One window of the Mangifera indica cultivar Alphonso unplaced genomic scaffold, CATAS_Mindica_2.1 Un_0020, whole genome shotgun sequence genome contains the following:
- the LOC123205952 gene encoding uncharacterized protein LOC123205952 isoform X2, protein MGSNERKKKKVKPKKKSKLELSENDEMINPLEEETEKGIPSIKKKRKRDKGNTVDVKMQDHSVKEIGGEKRYKTKKKIPKSGNASNYKFGQLGAEDEDGIKKLNGNSKKAKKKEKDHDALKNDEVLMEKSKEADQNEVYFISSGDDDSSKGMKKWVTEYHQSRPGLKVLQQRIDEFITAHEAKLEQERKEREALAAEAGWTVVVHHKGRKKTTDSESGTTVGSVAQAAVEDKLAKKKKKEVGLDFYRFQRREAQRNEIMMLQSKFEQDRKRIQQLRAARKFRPY, encoded by the exons ATGGGAAGCAacgagaggaagaagaagaaggttaaGCCTAAGAAGAAAAGCAAACTAGAACTCTCTGAAAACG aTGAAATGATAAATCCACTGGAAGAAGAGACTGAGAAGGGTATACCTTCtataaagaagaaaaggaaaagggaTAAAGGAAACactgttgatgttaaaatgcaAG ATCATTCAGTCAAAGAGATTGGAGGGGAAAAGAGGtacaaaacaaagaagaagattCCAAAAAGTGGCAATGCTTCAAACTACAAATTTGGTCAGCTTGGTGCTGAGGATGAAGATGGTATCAAGAAATTAAATG GTAACTCtaagaaagctaagaagaaggagaaggatCATGATGCATTGAAGAATGATGAAGTTTTAATGGAAAAGAGTAAAGAAGCTGATCAGAatgaagtttattttatttcttcagGGGATGATGACAGCTCAAAAGGAATGAAAA AATGGGTTACAGAATACCATCAAAGTAGACCAGGTTTGAAGGTCTTACAACAAAGAATTGATGAATTTATTACTGCTCATGAAGCAAAACTTGAACAG gaaagaaaagaaagagaagctCTTGCTGCAGAAGCGGGATGGACAGTTGTTGTACATCataaaggaaggaaaaaaaccACAGATTCTGAAAGTGGAACTACTGTGGGTTCTGTAGCACAAGCTGCTGTGGAGGATAAgcttgccaagaagaagaaaaaagaggtTGGGCTAGATTTCTATCGTTTCCAAAGAAGAGAGGCCCAGAGGAATG AAATTATGATGCTTCAGAGCAAATTTGAGCAGGACAGAAAGCGAATACAACAATTAAGAGCTGCTAGAAAGTTTCGACCTTACTGA
- the LOC123205968 gene encoding S-adenosylmethionine decarboxylase proenzyme-like, whose amino-acid sequence MELPVSAIGFEGFEKRLEVSFFEPGVFADPEGAGFRSFSRDQLDEILKSAACTIVSSLSNEFLDSYVLSESSLFVYPYKVIIKTCGTTKLLLSIPAILKLADSLSLKVQSVRYTRGSFIFPGAQPFPHRSFSEEVAVLDGYFSKFGLDSTAYVMGKPDPDNTKKWHVYSASAELGKRLDPVYTLEMCMTSLDKKRASVFYKTEASSAALMTDDSGIRKIFPKSEICDFEFDPCGYSMNSIEGDAISTIHVTPEDGFSYASFESVGYDFEVVKLVPMLERVLACFEPAEFSISLHSNVVGEELAAKFPVDLKGYAIGEQSFEVLGNGGSLVYYSFIRAHDSSSPRSILKCCWSEDEKDEEVEGK is encoded by the coding sequence ATGGAATTGCCAGTCTCTGCAATTGGATTTGAAGGTTTTGAAAAGAGGCTTGAGGTTTCATTTTTCGAGCCTGGTGTCTTTGCTGATCCTGAAGGTGCCGGTTTCCGCTCATTCTCCAGAGATCAATTGGATGAGATACTGAAATCAGCTGCATGCACTATTGTTTCCTCATTGTCTAATGAGTTTCTTGATTCATATGTGCTTTCGGAATCTAGCCTCTTTGTGTACCCTTACAAAGTTATCATCAAAACTTGTGGTACAACAAAGTTGCTTCTCTCAATCCCTGCCATACTTAAATTGGCTGATTCACTCTCCCTCAAGGTTCAATCTGTGAGGTACACTCGCGGAAGCTTCATATTTCCTGGAGCTCAGCCATTTCCACATCGTAGCTTCTCTGAAGAAGTAGCTGTCCTGGATGGTTACTTCAGCAAGTTTGGTTTGGACAGCACAGCTTATGTGATGGGTAAACCTGATCCTGATAACACCAAGAAATGGCATGTTTACTCTGCTTCTGCTGAACTGGGGAAACGCTTAGACCCAGTTTACACTCTTGAAATGTGCATGACTAGCTTAGACAAGAAGAGGGCATCTGTCTTCTATAAAACTGAGGCAAGCTCAGCTGCTCTGATGACTGATGATTCTGGTATCAGGAAGATTTTTCCGAAATCTGAGATATGTGATTTTGAGTTTGATCCTTGTGGCTACTCCATGAATAGTATTGAAGGGGATGCTATATCCACCATACATGTCACACCTGAAGATGGTTTCAGTTATGCCAGTTTCGAGTCTGTTGGATATGATTTTGAGGTTGTCAAATTGGTACCCATGTTGGAGAGGGTCCTGGCCTGCTTCGAGCCAGCTGAGTTTTCCATCTCTTTGCATTCTAACGTTGTTGGTGAAGAACTTGCAGCAAAGTTCCCTGTGGACTTGAAGGGATATGCTATTGGAGAACAGAGTTTTGAAGTGCTTGGTAATGGTGGCTCGCTGGTCTACTACAGCTTTATCAGAGCTCACGATTCATCGTCTCCCAGGTCCATTCTGAAATGCTGCTGGAGTGAGGACGAGAAGGACGAGGAAGTTGAAGGGAAATAG
- the LOC123205952 gene encoding eukaryotic translation initiation factor 5B-like isoform X1, protein MGSNERKKKKVKPKKKSKLELSENDEMINPLEEETEKGIPSIKKKRKRDKGNTVDVKMQDHSVKEIGGEKRYKTKKKIPKSGNASNYKFGQLGAEDEDGIKKLNVGNSKKAKKKEKDHDALKNDEVLMEKSKEADQNEVYFISSGDDDSSKGMKKWVTEYHQSRPGLKVLQQRIDEFITAHEAKLEQERKEREALAAEAGWTVVVHHKGRKKTTDSESGTTVGSVAQAAVEDKLAKKKKKEVGLDFYRFQRREAQRNEIMMLQSKFEQDRKRIQQLRAARKFRPY, encoded by the exons ATGGGAAGCAacgagaggaagaagaagaaggttaaGCCTAAGAAGAAAAGCAAACTAGAACTCTCTGAAAACG aTGAAATGATAAATCCACTGGAAGAAGAGACTGAGAAGGGTATACCTTCtataaagaagaaaaggaaaagggaTAAAGGAAACactgttgatgttaaaatgcaAG ATCATTCAGTCAAAGAGATTGGAGGGGAAAAGAGGtacaaaacaaagaagaagattCCAAAAAGTGGCAATGCTTCAAACTACAAATTTGGTCAGCTTGGTGCTGAGGATGAAGATGGTATCAAGAAATTAAATG TAGGTAACTCtaagaaagctaagaagaaggagaaggatCATGATGCATTGAAGAATGATGAAGTTTTAATGGAAAAGAGTAAAGAAGCTGATCAGAatgaagtttattttatttcttcagGGGATGATGACAGCTCAAAAGGAATGAAAA AATGGGTTACAGAATACCATCAAAGTAGACCAGGTTTGAAGGTCTTACAACAAAGAATTGATGAATTTATTACTGCTCATGAAGCAAAACTTGAACAG gaaagaaaagaaagagaagctCTTGCTGCAGAAGCGGGATGGACAGTTGTTGTACATCataaaggaaggaaaaaaaccACAGATTCTGAAAGTGGAACTACTGTGGGTTCTGTAGCACAAGCTGCTGTGGAGGATAAgcttgccaagaagaagaaaaaagaggtTGGGCTAGATTTCTATCGTTTCCAAAGAAGAGAGGCCCAGAGGAATG AAATTATGATGCTTCAGAGCAAATTTGAGCAGGACAGAAAGCGAATACAACAATTAAGAGCTGCTAGAAAGTTTCGACCTTACTGA
- the LOC123205946 gene encoding pentatricopeptide repeat-containing protein At5g38730-like, which produces MANSVSLNTDTKFIQTISAIVLKGHWAKLLKPNIVSSLSTPAIHKVLLDLSLYTNAPSISWSFFKWIESALPNYKHSLQSSWIMIHLLTKHKHFKTAQNLLEKIAYRDFLSSPSVLNALVKVRDDPDGNSHVLSWLVIIYANTKMTTEAVQVFDQMRVHGLRPHLHACTVLLSSLVKDRLTDKVWKVYKKMVKLGVVANIHVYNVLVHACCKSGDVEKVEKLLSEMEFKCVKPDLFTYNTLIALYCKKSMHYEALCVQDRMEREGVTPDIVTYNSLIHGFSREGRMREAVRLFRDINGATPNQVTYTTLIDGYCRVNDLEEALKLQEEMVVKGLYPGVVTYNSILRKLCEEGRIRDANRLLNEMSDKNVEPDNVTCNTLINAYCKIGDMGSALKVKNKMLEAGLKLDQFTYKALIHGFCKAQDMDSAKELLFGMLDAGFAPSYCTYSWLVDGYCKKCNDGAVIKLLDEFVGRGVCVDISVYRALIRRFCKIEKLDCAQHVFSLMQKNGIAGDSVIYISLAYVYWRAGKANATLDMLEEMYRRRLMITLKLYKCFNASYANDNNILGLFWNHVVERGLMSKNIVKEMQQMNLYT; this is translated from the coding sequence ATGGCTAACTCAGTCTCTTTAAACACTGACACCAAGTTCATTCAAACCATTTCTGCAATTGTACTCAAGGGTCACTGGGCTAAACTCTTGAAACCCAATATCGTTTCATCTCTCTCTACACCAGCCATTCACAAGGTCCTTCTAGATCTCTCTCTGTACACTAACGCTCCTTCCATCTCGTGGTCATtcttcaaatggattgaatcaGCATTGCCCAATTACAAACACTCTTTGCAGTCTTCTTGGATTATGATtcatttattaacaaaacataaacaCTTCAAGACTGCACAGAACCTGCTTGAGAAAATTGCTTATAGAGACTTTTTATCCAGTCCGTCGGTTTTGAATGCTTTAGTGAAAGTTCGTGATGACCCAGATGGGAATTCTCATGTTTTGAGTTGGTTGGTGATAATTTATGCTAATACGAAGATGACTACTGAGGCTGTACAGGTGTTTGACCAAATGAGGGTTCATGGTTTAAGGCCTCATTTGCATGCTTGTACTGTGTTGTTGAGTTCTCTGGTGAAAGATAGGTTGACTGATAAGGTATGGAAAGTGTATAAGAAGATGGTTAAACTTGGAGTTGTTGCTAATATTCATGTGTATAATGTTTTGGTTCATGCTTGTTGCAAGTCAGGTGATGTTGAGAAAGTGGAGAAGTTGTTGAGTGAGATGGAATTTAAGTGTGTGAAACCTGATTTGTTTACGTATAATACGTTGATTGCTTTGTATTGTAAAAAGAGTATGCATTATGAGGCTTTGTGTGTTCAAGATAGGATGGAAAGAGAAGGGGTGACTCCGGATATTGTCACGTATAATTCTCTTATTCATGGGTTTTCTAGAGAGGGTAGAATGAGAGAGGCTGTGAGGCTGTTTAGGGATATTAATGGTGCTACTCCTAACCAGGTCACTTATACTACTTTGATTGATGGTTATTGCAGAGTGAATGATCTGGAAGAAGCTTTGAAACTACAGGAGGAAATGGTGGTTAAAGGATTGTATCCTGGCGTTGTTACTTATAATTCTATTTTGCGCAAGTTGTGTGAAGAAGGTAGGATAAGAGATGCAAACAGACTCTTAAATGAGATGAGTGATAAGAATGTTGAACCAGATAATGTCACATGTAACACTCTTATTAATGCTTATTGTAAGATAGGCGATATGGGGTCTGCATTGAAAGTGAAGAACAAGATGCTTGAGGCTGGATTGAAGCTAGACCAATTTACTTACAAGGCATTGATCCATGGATTCTGCAAGGCTCAGGATATGGACAGTGCTAAGGAACTCTTATTTGGCATGCTTGATGCTGGGTTTGCTCCTAGTTATTGCACCTACAGTTGGCTTGTTGATGGTTATTGCAAAAAGTGCAATGATGGGGCAGTAATTAAACTTCTGGATGAATTTGTGGGAAGAGGTGTTTGTGTTGACATCTCCGTGTATAGAGCACTAATAAGGAGGTTTTGTAAGATAGAAAAGCTTGATTGTGCTCAACATGTATTCAGTCTTATGCAAAAAAATGGTATAGCTGGGGATAgtgttatttatattagtttggCATATGTGTACTGGAGAGCTGGAAAAGCAAATGCCACTTTAGATATGTTAGAGGAAATGTATAGGAGAAGGTTAATGATAACTCTGAAACTTTACAAGTGTTTCAATGCTTCTTATGCTAATGACAACAATATTTTGGGTCTCTTTTGGAATCATGTTGTTGAAAGAGGCCTAATGtcaaaaaatattgtaaaggAAATGCAGCAGATGAATTTATACACATGA